In a genomic window of Candidatus Acidiferrales bacterium:
- a CDS encoding C-GCAxxG-C-C family protein, which produces MSDKIEKAVETFLGGYLCSQAVFSTYGPLYGIDEKQAMKIGTGFGAGMARMQDVCGAVTGAFMVIGAKYGNVDAADRQSVGKTYQDVRKFADRFRELHGTIVCKEILGGIDLNTEGGQKEFKEKNMVKTICAQCVRDAAKILEELD; this is translated from the coding sequence ATGTCAGACAAAATAGAAAAAGCAGTAGAAACATTTTTAGGTGGATATCTTTGCTCGCAGGCTGTGTTCTCCACCTATGGACCGCTCTATGGAATAGATGAGAAACAGGCGATGAAGATCGGAACCGGATTTGGTGCGGGCATGGCACGAATGCAGGATGTCTGCGGCGCGGTGACCGGAGCGTTTATGGTCATAGGTGCAAAGTACGGAAACGTGGATGCTGCAGACAGACAATCGGTGGGAAAAACGTACCAGGACGTCAGGAAGTTTGCCGACCGCTTCCGTGAACTTCACGGCACAATTGTATGCAAGGAAATCTTAGGGGGCATCGACCTCAATACCGAGGGAGGCCAGAAAGAGTTCAAAGAAAAGAACATGGTGAAGACGATTTGTGCTCAGTGCGTTCGCGATGCGGCGAAAATTTTGGAAGAGCTCGACTGA
- a CDS encoding alpha/beta hydrolase has product MLPRRLIKRIIEFAFFLTMIVSGFGCSDGSKRYPVAPPNSRAESFVKETRLFEIGSEKYDADFGTITVSENRSRPASRLINIPFLRIHSHSRNPAEPIFGLAGGPGQSNMSWDRGKAWTFLPEHDFVLVGYRGVDGSTVLDCPDVTEAFKKASDPLSEESMKMIGRAWGAGAERLKAQGVDLDGYSMIECIEDNESVRTALGYDRIDLLSESYGTRVAYLYGLKHPERIFRSAMIGVNPPGHFVWEPQTVDEQLKRYANLWSWDSTMTGKSPDLYRTMRNILNNMPPRWLVFPINPGKVKVVTFALLFHRSTAAMAFDAYVAAEHGDPSGLALMSLAYDYVMPSLVTWGDLASKAVGADFDSTRNYSADMEPRDLPLGSPMGKLLWGPLSYGHWPMTHLPEKFRKAQRSNVETLLLSGSVDFSTPPEFATNELLPYLKNCRQIILSECGHVNDIWYAKVENTRLILTSFYDKGVPNTSLNSYIPMNFGVSWGFALIAKAALAAIVVVVIAFAAIVIWFIRRYRRRHGKTLLVA; this is encoded by the coding sequence GTGTTGCCGAGGCGCCTTATAAAAAGAATAATTGAGTTTGCCTTTTTCTTGACCATGATTGTCTCCGGATTCGGATGTAGCGACGGGAGCAAGCGCTACCCCGTTGCACCACCAAATTCTAGAGCAGAAAGCTTTGTCAAAGAAACCAGGCTTTTTGAAATAGGATCCGAAAAGTATGATGCAGATTTCGGAACGATCACTGTATCGGAAAACAGAAGCAGACCCGCATCCCGCTTAATCAACATACCCTTTCTTCGTATTCACTCTCATTCAAGAAATCCTGCAGAGCCGATATTCGGCCTCGCCGGTGGACCCGGTCAGAGCAATATGTCATGGGACCGGGGGAAAGCGTGGACTTTTCTTCCTGAACACGATTTCGTACTCGTCGGGTACAGAGGTGTCGATGGCTCAACTGTACTCGACTGCCCGGATGTTACCGAAGCATTCAAGAAAGCCAGCGATCCATTGAGCGAAGAATCGATGAAGATGATCGGACGTGCATGGGGTGCAGGTGCAGAGCGTTTGAAAGCGCAGGGTGTCGATCTCGATGGATACTCGATGATCGAGTGCATCGAAGACAATGAATCTGTTCGCACGGCATTAGGCTACGACCGCATCGATCTCTTGAGCGAGAGTTACGGCACCCGCGTCGCATATCTCTACGGACTTAAACATCCTGAACGTATATTCCGGTCAGCCATGATCGGGGTCAATCCTCCCGGGCATTTTGTCTGGGAGCCGCAGACGGTTGACGAACAATTGAAACGCTACGCGAATCTGTGGTCATGGGATTCCACAATGACCGGAAAGAGTCCTGATCTTTATAGAACCATGCGAAACATTTTGAACAACATGCCGCCTCGTTGGCTGGTCTTTCCCATCAATCCCGGGAAAGTGAAGGTAGTCACCTTCGCTCTACTCTTCCATCGCAGCACCGCGGCAATGGCATTCGATGCGTACGTCGCGGCAGAACATGGAGACCCAAGCGGACTGGCCCTGATGTCACTCGCGTATGATTATGTCATGCCCTCGCTGGTGACATGGGGCGATCTCGCTTCGAAAGCCGTCGGTGCGGATTTCGATTCCACGCGAAACTATTCCGCCGATATGGAGCCTCGTGATTTGCCTCTTGGTTCTCCGATGGGCAAACTGCTGTGGGGTCCACTAAGCTATGGCCATTGGCCCATGACGCACTTGCCGGAGAAATTCCGGAAAGCACAGCGATCCAATGTAGAGACATTGCTTTTGAGCGGAAGCGTAGATTTTTCCACGCCACCTGAATTTGCAACGAATGAGCTGCTCCCCTACTTGAAAAATTGCAGACAGATTATTCTTTCCGAATGCGGTCACGTGAACGATATATGGTATGCTAAAGTGGAAAACACCAGGCTCATCCTGACGAGTTTTTATGACAAGGGTGTGCCGAACACGTCGTTGAACTCATACATACCGATGAATTTCGGAGTGAGCTGGGGCTTCGCGCTCATTGCAAAAGCTGCGCTCGCTGCAATTGTCGTTGTAGTAATCGCCTTTGCTGCAATCGTTATTTGGTTTATAAGACGTTATCGCAGAAGGCACGGCAAGACACTACTCGTAGCATAG
- a CDS encoding glutamate-5-semialdehyde dehydrogenase codes for MTTIETKAKSVKKASGILYNATTAEKNGLLNAIALQLERETEAICKINQKDLAAAEKAGISEVLLDRLTLNDKRIAQMIAGVHDVVALPDPVGEILERTKRPNGLTIEKVRVPLGAVGIIYEARPNVTVDASVLCLKAGNAVLLRGGSEAIRTNRKLVEIIKKALKSVGLPAGCVEFIDTTDRKAVAEMLEQDRCLDIIIPRGSQQLIKYIQANSSIPVIAHGEGNCHVYVDSSANLRQAEEIVVNAKVQRPSVCNAAEKLLVHERIAKTFLPRVAEKLRSANVELRGDRYARAILHDAVQANEGDWYREYLDLVIGIKVVKGLDEAIEHINRYGSHHSDAIVTGSKSNGEKFLREVDSAAVYVNASTRFTDGFEFGLGAEIGISTQKLHARGPMGLAELTSMKFVVRGNGQVRK; via the coding sequence ATGACCACGATAGAGACGAAAGCCAAGTCGGTAAAAAAGGCGAGCGGCATTTTGTACAATGCGACTACTGCAGAAAAGAATGGCCTGCTGAATGCGATCGCATTGCAGCTTGAACGCGAAACGGAGGCGATCTGCAAAATCAATCAAAAGGATTTAGCTGCCGCTGAAAAAGCAGGAATATCGGAAGTTCTTCTGGATCGGCTGACGCTTAATGATAAGCGAATTGCCCAGATGATTGCCGGCGTCCACGATGTTGTAGCTCTGCCGGATCCCGTCGGCGAAATTTTGGAACGAACGAAACGTCCAAATGGACTCACGATTGAGAAGGTGCGCGTGCCGCTCGGTGCAGTCGGGATTATTTATGAAGCGCGTCCAAATGTCACCGTGGATGCGTCGGTGCTCTGTCTGAAAGCGGGAAACGCCGTCCTCCTTCGCGGCGGTTCCGAGGCAATCCGCACCAACAGGAAACTGGTCGAGATCATCAAAAAGGCATTGAAGAGCGTCGGTCTTCCCGCTGGCTGTGTTGAGTTCATAGATACGACTGATCGAAAAGCCGTTGCGGAAATGCTCGAGCAAGATCGATGCCTCGATATCATCATACCGCGCGGCAGTCAGCAGCTGATCAAATACATCCAGGCGAATTCCAGTATTCCCGTCATCGCGCATGGCGAGGGGAACTGCCACGTGTACGTCGACAGCTCTGCAAACCTGAGGCAGGCCGAGGAAATTGTCGTGAATGCGAAGGTGCAACGGCCGTCGGTGTGCAACGCGGCAGAAAAATTACTGGTGCATGAAAGAATTGCGAAAACTTTTCTCCCGCGCGTAGCAGAAAAACTGAGGTCGGCAAACGTCGAGCTTCGAGGCGACAGATACGCTCGGGCCATTCTCCATGATGCAGTGCAGGCAAACGAGGGTGATTGGTACCGGGAATATCTAGACCTCGTTATCGGAATAAAGGTGGTGAAGGGCCTCGACGAAGCGATCGAGCACATAAATCGTTATGGCTCGCATCATTCGGACGCGATCGTTACCGGCAGCAAATCGAACGGCGAAAAATTTTTGCGGGAAGTCGACTCGGCGGCTGTTTATGTCAACGCATCGACTCGGTTCACAGACGGATTTGAATTCGGACTCGGTGCAGAAATCGGAATCAGCACGCAGAAGCTTCATGCGCGTGGACCGATGGGGCTAGCCGAGCTGACCAGCATGAAGTTTGTCGTCCGGGGAAACGGACAGGTAAGGAAATAA
- the proB gene encoding glutamate 5-kinase, translated as MHRLRNILQDRNTVIIKIGTNLLAEKDRGINIERINSIAKSVSYLRSLGKNVAIVTSGAIGAGVAAMRLSGRPKSIPESQATAAVGQPLLMEAYENAFRKQRLAIAQILLTKDDFISRSRYVNAKNTFAVLFDKGVVPIINENDTVAVEEIKLGDNDNLSAMVATLVEANIMIVLTDIDGLFSDDPALNHDAEMIRIVEKITPEIERFAKRNKNDLSTGGMITKIQAAKRCVKSGIAMIIANGKNPQAIDEIFSGEFRGTVFLPAQKKLSMRKQWIGFVSSTAGTIVVDEGAKSALLKLNKSLLPSGIVKIYGSFNVKDIISILDTDGNEIGKGVTGYSSAELMKIKGKKSADIEAILRRKAPAEVVHRDNLAVIED; from the coding sequence ATGCATCGACTAAGAAATATTCTGCAAGACCGTAATACCGTTATTATCAAGATCGGAACCAACTTACTTGCTGAAAAGGATCGCGGTATCAATATCGAACGGATCAATTCAATCGCAAAGAGCGTTTCGTACCTCAGGTCGCTCGGCAAGAATGTCGCAATCGTTACTTCCGGTGCAATTGGTGCGGGTGTCGCTGCTATGAGACTCTCGGGTCGTCCTAAATCCATTCCGGAAAGCCAGGCAACCGCTGCCGTCGGCCAGCCGCTCCTCATGGAAGCATACGAAAACGCTTTTCGTAAACAGCGCCTCGCTATCGCGCAAATTCTTCTCACGAAGGACGACTTCATAAGCCGCAGCAGGTATGTGAATGCAAAGAATACTTTCGCCGTCCTTTTCGACAAGGGTGTCGTGCCGATCATCAACGAAAACGATACGGTCGCAGTTGAAGAAATCAAACTGGGCGACAACGATAATCTGTCCGCCATGGTCGCAACTCTTGTCGAAGCAAATATTATGATAGTCCTGACGGACATTGACGGCTTGTTTTCCGACGATCCCGCATTGAACCATGATGCGGAAATGATTCGCATCGTTGAAAAAATAACTCCGGAGATCGAACGCTTTGCAAAGAGAAATAAAAACGATCTGAGCACGGGAGGCATGATCACGAAAATTCAAGCGGCGAAACGCTGCGTCAAATCGGGAATCGCCATGATTATAGCAAACGGAAAAAACCCGCAGGCCATCGATGAAATCTTCTCCGGGGAATTTCGCGGAACGGTTTTTCTGCCGGCGCAAAAGAAATTGTCGATGCGGAAACAGTGGATAGGTTTCGTGTCGTCAACTGCGGGAACTATAGTGGTCGACGAGGGAGCGAAGAGCGCCTTGCTGAAACTCAATAAGAGCCTTCTTCCCTCCGGCATAGTTAAAATCTACGGCAGTTTCAATGTGAAGGACATAATATCGATCCTGGATACGGACGGGAATGAAATTGGAAAAGGAGTGACCGGATATTCTTCAGCAGAGCTTATGAAGATCAAAGGGAAGAAGAGCGCGGATATAGAAGCGATCCTGCGACGAAAGGCGCCGGCCGAAGTGGTGCATAGGGATAATCTCGCGGTGATTGAAGACTGA
- a CDS encoding alpha/beta hydrolase, whose product MGYVAKKLSEKRGVVELFQTSQTVDGQIEELHSVMNENCSSPVFLIGHSWGAWLSFMVSARHRDDVRKLILIGAGAFEEGTSVTELRMSRLSGVERIEAQRTLRLMNNSAQGGVDSSIFNRFQGLMSKTDSFDPIESEGENLRFQPEIFQSVWPEAERLRHDGRLLNFGGEICCPVVAIHGDYDPHPAGGVEEPLKAVLKNFRFILLKDCGHYPRKEKRGSENFFRVLHRELSTE is encoded by the coding sequence ATGGGTTACGTTGCGAAGAAGCTGTCGGAGAAGCGGGGAGTCGTCGAGCTATTTCAGACTTCACAAACAGTCGACGGGCAAATCGAAGAACTGCATTCGGTTATGAACGAAAACTGCAGCTCGCCGGTTTTCTTAATCGGCCATTCATGGGGGGCCTGGCTGTCATTTATGGTTTCCGCGAGACACCGGGACGATGTGCGCAAACTTATTCTCATCGGGGCAGGTGCGTTTGAAGAAGGAACCAGCGTGACCGAATTGAGGATGAGTCGTCTGTCTGGCGTTGAACGGATCGAGGCGCAGAGGACGCTGCGGTTGATGAACAATTCTGCTCAAGGAGGAGTGGATTCGTCGATCTTCAATAGGTTTCAAGGATTGATGTCGAAAACAGATTCGTTTGATCCGATCGAGTCAGAAGGAGAAAATCTTCGCTTTCAACCGGAGATATTTCAGTCAGTCTGGCCGGAAGCCGAGAGACTTAGACATGACGGGAGACTCCTGAATTTTGGAGGAGAGATTTGTTGTCCTGTCGTAGCAATCCACGGAGACTATGACCCTCATCCGGCCGGAGGGGTGGAGGAGCCGCTGAAAGCGGTCCTGAAAAACTTCAGGTTTATATTGCTTAAAGATTGCGGTCACTATCCGCGGAAGGAGAAAAGAGGAAGCGAAAACTTTTTTCGCGTTCTTCACAGAGAGCTGTCGACCGAATAA
- a CDS encoding gliding motility-associated C-terminal domain-containing protein: protein MKKVLILGSILFVSNSLLGNPLPDPHATILEFRFDPANKWELEIGTPVLYANYYDSICISTSGGIARVKIDSTGYAASVLVITPDSLLSPLSINDTGDCITVYSYISNKSFGEISMKDTLSFGNYPGSTLDSIPTGYSICRFHFYFNPDNSYDIFCLRKNSTIGASYDTSGCCATMTGNMYDKNNKKITGGAFTLDYPVTFNAESSYSTRVLARKCAISGMFQGTSATGWYWWWTDTVSIDAYPDSLIRRDLHFTDLVGIKERPAPSNHDLYVINYPNPFNPATNFYVRIPDQLKRKEGRIDIYNSIGQKVFVVPLSNASTYEWNGVDMSGKAVASGVYYYRLVFDYAVSKTGSMILLK, encoded by the coding sequence ATGAAAAAGGTTCTAATTCTCGGATCAATTTTATTCGTATCGAATTCTCTGTTAGGTAATCCATTACCTGATCCGCATGCGACCATTTTAGAATTTAGATTCGATCCTGCTAACAAATGGGAATTGGAAATAGGCACACCGGTATTGTACGCCAATTACTACGACAGCATCTGTATTTCGACATCGGGCGGGATAGCACGAGTAAAAATTGACTCGACGGGATACGCGGCTTCAGTTTTAGTAATAACCCCTGATAGTCTTTTATCTCCCCTTTCCATTAATGATACCGGTGATTGCATTACGGTTTATTCATATATATCAAACAAGAGTTTTGGCGAAATATCGATGAAAGATACATTATCGTTCGGGAATTATCCTGGTTCAACGCTCGATTCAATACCGACAGGATACTCGATCTGCAGGTTCCATTTTTATTTTAATCCCGACAATAGCTATGACATTTTCTGTCTCAGGAAAAACTCTACTATCGGTGCTTCATATGATACCAGCGGTTGCTGTGCCACCATGACTGGAAACATGTACGATAAAAATAACAAAAAGATAACCGGTGGAGCTTTCACACTGGATTATCCGGTTACATTTAACGCGGAGAGCAGCTATTCGACAAGGGTACTCGCTCGAAAGTGTGCCATCTCCGGCATGTTTCAGGGAACAAGTGCTACCGGGTGGTACTGGTGGTGGACGGATACCGTGAGTATAGATGCGTACCCAGATTCTCTCATCCGAAGAGACCTTCATTTCACAGATCTCGTTGGAATAAAGGAGAGACCCGCACCATCCAATCACGACTTGTATGTCATCAATTATCCGAACCCGTTTAATCCGGCCACGAATTTCTATGTCAGAATACCGGATCAATTAAAGCGGAAGGAAGGGCGCATTGATATTTATAATTCCATCGGTCAGAAAGTCTTTGTCGTTCCGCTGTCGAACGCTTCGACTTACGAGTGGAATGGCGTCGACATGAGCGGGAAAGCCGTTGCATCAGGAGTCTATTACTACCGGCTTGTATTTGACTATGCTGTTTCCAAAACCGGCTCGATGATTCTATTGAAATGA
- a CDS encoding toll/interleukin-1 receptor domain-containing protein, whose protein sequence is MTPGLKVFLSYHSSDRTLAGEIKFNLNRYGMDVFLAHEDIQPTEEWQARILSELKRTDAFLPLLTEKFITSKWTSQECGVAVARGIFIVSLKVSIDPFGFLSKYQAFNFRIENIPRSCSGIAKVIHKNRKLQRKFLDGLITLLGHSRSFDEAKATSALLNDFGSYNGRQVNDIIRKAIENPQVHKSFGARRQLEIFLKKYEADEAIVRSYRKLTSEQ, encoded by the coding sequence ATGACACCGGGGCTTAAGGTTTTTTTAAGTTATCATTCATCTGACAGGACGCTTGCCGGAGAAATCAAATTTAATCTGAACCGTTACGGCATGGACGTTTTTCTCGCGCATGAGGACATACAGCCCACCGAGGAATGGCAAGCACGAATTCTGTCGGAGCTCAAACGGACGGACGCTTTCCTTCCTCTCCTCACCGAGAAATTCATAACCTCCAAGTGGACCTCTCAGGAATGCGGTGTGGCGGTAGCCAGAGGAATCTTCATCGTCTCGCTCAAGGTGTCGATAGATCCTTTCGGTTTTTTGTCGAAGTATCAGGCGTTTAACTTCCGCATCGAGAACATTCCCCGATCCTGCTCCGGCATAGCGAAGGTGATACACAAAAATCGAAAGCTGCAACGGAAATTTCTGGATGGACTGATAACGCTGCTCGGGCACAGCCGCAGTTTTGACGAAGCCAAAGCCACGAGCGCTCTCTTGAATGATTTTGGCAGCTACAACGGTCGGCAGGTCAATGACATAATACGGAAAGCAATAGAGAACCCGCAGGTCCACAAATCGTTCGGTGCAAGGAGGCAGCTCGAGATTTTTCTAAAGAAGTATGAAGCCGACGAAGCGATCGTCAGATCTTACAGGAAACTTACCTCAGAGCAATAA
- a CDS encoding amino acid permease → MNAGSFSAKGGGASGAEPRPEFKRELRLLDSTMIVIGSMIGSGIFIVSADIARTVGSPGYLLLVWLITGAVTVIAALSYGELAGMMPHVGGQYAYLREAYNPLAGFLYGWTLFLVIQTGTIAAVAVAFAKFTAVLIPWFGETNIIAAVFGLRISAAQVLAIASIAALTYVNMRGLREGKIVQNIFTITKTLALVGLILLGMLIGRNAPAISANFSRFWSASWIHLSGGRVVMIESLSGMMLAAAIGVAMVGSLFSSDAWNNITFTAGEVVNPKRNIPLSLALGTMTVTILYLLANVSYILVLPLSGSPAGSDVVSRGIQFAADDRVATAGAAMIFGAPAAIIMAILIMISTFGCNNGLILAGARVYYAMAKDNVFFQSAGKLNDKAVPGTALVVQGIWASLLCLSGTYGDLLDYVIFAVLIFYIMTIAGIFILRKKRPEVDRPYRAFGYPIVPALYILAAAAISVDLLVFKPRYTWPGMIIVLLGIPVYFVWRNLSHRKVEREDDTGA, encoded by the coding sequence ATGAATGCCGGTAGTTTTTCCGCCAAAGGTGGAGGCGCCTCTGGTGCAGAGCCTAGACCCGAGTTCAAGCGGGAGCTTCGCCTGCTCGATTCGACCATGATCGTCATTGGTTCGATGATCGGGTCAGGAATTTTTATTGTCAGTGCAGATATTGCCAGAACTGTCGGCTCTCCGGGGTACTTGCTTCTGGTTTGGCTGATTACCGGAGCCGTGACTGTGATTGCAGCTTTGAGTTACGGCGAGCTCGCCGGCATGATGCCGCATGTCGGCGGACAATATGCCTACCTGCGCGAAGCGTACAACCCGCTGGCGGGCTTTCTGTATGGATGGACACTTTTTCTTGTCATTCAAACGGGCACTATTGCCGCAGTCGCCGTAGCGTTTGCAAAGTTCACCGCAGTGCTCATCCCGTGGTTCGGTGAGACGAATATAATTGCCGCAGTATTCGGTCTGAGGATTTCCGCGGCGCAAGTTCTAGCGATAGCAAGCATTGCAGCTCTCACTTATGTCAACATGCGCGGACTCCGCGAAGGAAAAATCGTACAAAATATTTTCACAATTACGAAGACACTCGCGTTGGTCGGATTAATTTTGCTCGGCATGTTAATCGGCAGGAATGCGCCGGCGATCTCTGCGAACTTTTCACGATTCTGGTCTGCATCTTGGATTCATCTTTCCGGCGGAAGAGTCGTCATGATCGAATCGTTATCGGGAATGATGCTCGCTGCGGCGATCGGGGTTGCCATGGTAGGATCGCTTTTCTCCAGCGACGCATGGAACAACATCACATTCACCGCGGGGGAGGTCGTCAATCCTAAACGGAACATCCCGCTGAGTCTTGCACTTGGAACAATGACGGTCACGATCCTTTATCTTCTCGCAAATGTCTCTTATATCTTGGTGCTCCCGCTGAGCGGCAGCCCTGCGGGCAGCGATGTGGTCAGCCGGGGGATCCAATTTGCAGCAGACGATAGAGTCGCAACTGCCGGGGCGGCGATGATATTCGGCGCGCCCGCCGCCATCATTATGGCAATACTGATAATGATTTCGACGTTCGGCTGCAACAACGGATTGATACTTGCAGGCGCACGAGTTTATTATGCGATGGCGAAGGATAATGTTTTTTTTCAGAGCGCGGGAAAATTGAACGACAAGGCCGTACCGGGCACCGCCTTGGTGGTACAGGGAATTTGGGCAAGTTTGTTGTGTTTGTCTGGGACATACGGTGATTTGTTGGATTATGTGATATTTGCTGTTCTCATTTTCTACATCATGACCATAGCAGGAATTTTCATACTGAGGAAAAAACGTCCTGAAGTCGACCGGCCCTATAGAGCATTTGGATATCCCATCGTGCCGGCGCTATACATCCTCGCAGCGGCTGCGATCTCCGTTGACCTTTTGGTTTTCAAACCACGCTACACGTGGCCCGGGATGATAATTGTCCTGCTCGGGATTCCGGTTTACTTTGTCTGGAGGAACTTATCGCATCGGAAAGTGGAACGGGAAGATGACACCGGGGCTTAA
- a CDS encoding amino acid permease: MSSELLCTKPIDAILKETADTGHGLKRSLGALNLTTLGVGAIIGAGIFVLTGAAAAKYAGPAIVLSFVLAGLACLFAGLCYAEFASLIPIAGSAYTYGYATLGEIFAWIIGWDLILEYAFGAATVASGWSGYVLSFLQDFGIYLPPQFSGAHGEMMVQFNGHWERLARISASLTTMHIDPTSLPHLTAQFNLLAAIAIFIVTTVLVIGIKESANFNSAIVIIKVTIVLVFIIIAGAFVVQHPDTTIKINWKQFIPPNTGEFGKYGWSGIARAASVIFFAYIGFDAVSTAAQEAKNPQKDMPIGIMGSLLICTILYILVSGILTAIVPYTSLNVADPVAVGIDATGVRWGSLLVKIGAIFGLATVMLVMLLGQSRVFYSMSNDGLLPKWASKVHPKFRTPWISTIAVGIFVAIFAAALPIDILGELVSIGTLLAFVIVSTGVWILRRRRPEMSRPFKTPWVPFVPIMGILVSALLMMSLPFDTWLRLIVWLIIGLAIYFGYGRYHSKIRAALHGNGR; the protein is encoded by the coding sequence ATGTCTTCAGAACTTCTTTGTACAAAGCCCATCGATGCAATACTTAAAGAGACTGCCGACACCGGCCACGGCCTGAAACGCTCTTTGGGTGCGCTCAACCTGACCACCCTTGGGGTAGGTGCAATTATCGGCGCGGGAATTTTTGTATTAACGGGAGCGGCTGCCGCAAAGTACGCGGGACCTGCGATAGTCCTGTCGTTCGTGCTTGCCGGCCTGGCTTGTTTGTTTGCCGGATTGTGCTACGCCGAATTTGCATCGCTCATTCCCATCGCGGGTTCGGCGTATACATACGGCTATGCAACGCTCGGCGAAATCTTCGCGTGGATAATTGGGTGGGATCTGATATTGGAATATGCGTTCGGAGCGGCGACCGTTGCCTCCGGCTGGAGCGGCTATGTGCTCAGCTTCCTCCAGGACTTCGGGATATATCTTCCGCCGCAATTTTCCGGCGCACACGGTGAAATGATGGTACAGTTCAACGGTCACTGGGAGCGGCTTGCTCGCATCAGTGCCTCGCTGACTACGATGCACATCGATCCGACGTCGTTGCCGCATCTCACTGCGCAGTTCAATCTTCTTGCGGCAATCGCTATTTTCATAGTCACCACCGTGCTCGTTATCGGCATAAAAGAATCTGCAAATTTCAATTCGGCGATCGTCATAATAAAAGTTACAATCGTGCTCGTGTTCATAATAATAGCAGGAGCTTTTGTGGTACAGCATCCTGATACGACGATAAAAATAAACTGGAAGCAATTCATTCCGCCGAACACAGGTGAGTTCGGCAAGTACGGCTGGTCGGGCATTGCGAGGGCTGCAAGCGTAATTTTCTTTGCCTATATCGGATTCGATGCGGTGTCGACAGCCGCGCAGGAAGCCAAGAACCCGCAGAAGGACATGCCCATCGGTATAATGGGCTCATTGTTGATTTGCACAATCCTGTATATTCTCGTTTCCGGAATTCTGACAGCAATTGTTCCGTACACCAGTCTGAACGTTGCAGATCCTGTCGCGGTGGGCATAGATGCAACCGGTGTGAGGTGGGGAAGCCTTCTCGTGAAAATTGGAGCGATATTCGGTCTCGCCACGGTTATGTTGGTGATGTTGCTCGGTCAATCGCGTGTTTTCTATTCGATGTCGAACGATGGTCTGCTTCCGAAGTGGGCCAGCAAAGTCCACCCAAAATTCCGCACGCCATGGATTTCGACAATAGCCGTTGGAATTTTTGTCGCGATATTCGCTGCGGCGCTCCCCATTGACATTCTCGGCGAACTGGTAAGCATTGGTACACTTCTTGCGTTCGTAATTGTCAGCACTGGCGTTTGGATTCTCCGAAGACGCAGGCCGGAAATGTCTCGACCGTTTAAGACACCATGGGTCCCATTCGTGCCCATCATGGGCATTCTCGTGTCCGCGCTGCTGATGATGAGCCTGCCGTTCGACACATGGCTGCGCTTGATTGTCTGGCTGATTATCGGATTAGCGATTTACTTTGGATACGGACGGTATCATAGTAAAATAAGAGCGGCCCTTCACGGTAACGGCCGGTAA
- a CDS encoding biotin transporter BioY: protein MKDATLRSVSSAGVLDQLKGIALFTALISVGAQIYIPHEPVPFTLQTLFVILAGAFLGWRNGILSVLLYLFLGAVGVPIFAGPTAGFSILLGTTAGYLFGFVLAAGIVGAIIKADNSILWTLLSMFIGFVVIFACGAFYLDIVYVRDWHISMVQGFLIFSYWDLIKLAAAVGIYRAFLPRSNGHNVS from the coding sequence ATGAAAGATGCCACTCTTCGTTCAGTAAGCTCAGCAGGAGTGCTGGATCAATTAAAAGGCATCGCGTTGTTTACTGCACTAATTTCTGTAGGCGCACAAATATATATTCCGCATGAGCCGGTCCCATTCACCCTTCAGACACTTTTCGTGATTCTTGCCGGCGCATTCCTCGGATGGCGGAACGGCATCCTTAGTGTGCTCTTATACCTTTTTCTGGGTGCCGTCGGGGTTCCGATATTCGCAGGACCGACCGCAGGTTTCTCAATACTTCTCGGGACCACCGCCGGTTATCTTTTCGGTTTCGTTTTGGCTGCCGGTATCGTGGGTGCGATCATCAAAGCTGATAATTCTATTCTTTGGACCCTGCTGTCGATGTTCATTGGATTTGTCGTAATATTTGCGTGCGGCGCGTTTTACTTGGATATCGTCTACGTACGCGATTGGCATATCTCCATGGTACAGGGATTCCTGATTTTTTCCTATTGGGACCTGATCAAACTTGCAGCCGCCGTGGGAATATACCGCGCCTTTTTGCCTCGCTCAAACGGACATAATGTTTCGTGA